GCCTACGGCGAGGACAAGAAGACCGACCAGACCATCGCGGTCTTCGACCTGGGCGGCGGCACCTTCGACATCTCCATCCTGGAGCTGGGGGACGGCGTCTTCGAGGTGAAGAGCACCAACGGCGACACCCATCTCGGCGGCGACGACTTCGACCAGGTGCTCATCGAGTGGCTGGCCAAGGAGTTCAAGGGCAAGGAGGGCATCGATCTCATGGCGGACGCCATGGCGGTGCAGCGCCTGAAGGAGGCCTCCGAGCAGGCCAAGAAGGAGCTCTCCACCCGCACGCAGACCGACATCAACCTGCCCTTCATCACCGCGGACCAGACCGGCCCCAAGCACCTGAACGTGAACCTGAGCCGGGCCAAGTTCGACGAGCTGACGGCCCACCTGGTGGAGCGCACGGTGGGGCCCTGCCAGCGCGCCATCAGCGACGCGGGCCTGACCACCGGGGACATCGACGAGGTGATCCTGGTGGGGGGCTCCACCCGCATTCCGCGGGTGCGCGAGAAGGTGAAGGAGATCTTCGGCAAGGAGCCCAACCACGGCGTCAACCCCGACGAGGTGGTGAGCCTGGGCGCGGCGATCCAGGGCGGTATCCTGGCGGGCGACGTCCACGACGTGGTCCTGCTGGACGTGACCCCGCTGAGCCTCGGCATCGAGACCCTGGGCGGCGTGATGACGCGCCTCATCGAGCGCAACACCACGATCCCCACGCGCAAGGCCCAGATCTTCTCCACGGCCGCCGACAACCAGGACACGGTCGACATCCACGTTCTCCAGGGTGAGCGCGAGATGGCGGACAGCAACAAGTCCATCGGTCGTTTCCAGCTGACGGGCATCCCGACGGCGCCGCGCGGCGTGCCGCAGATCGAGGTCGCCTTCGACATCGACGCCAACGGCATCCTCTCGGTCAGCGCCAAGGACAAGGCCACGGGCAAGGAACAGTCCATCAAGATCCAGGCGTCCAGCGGCCTCAGCGAGAACGAGATCGACCAGATGGTCAAGGACGGCGAGACGCACGCCGACGAGGACCGCAAGCGCCGCGAACTGATCGACACGCGCAACCAGGGCGAGTCGCTGATCTACCAGACGGAGAAGCAGCTGGTGGAGCACAAGGACAAGATCGACGACGCCACGCGCGCCGAGATCGAGTCCGCCGTCAGCGGGCTGAAGAAGGCGCTCGAGGGCGATGACCACGAGGCCATGGAGCAGGGCATCGAGACGCTCAACAAGGCCCTGCACAGCTTCTCGCAGAAGCTCTACCAGGACGCCCAGCAGCAGCAGGCCGGGCCGGCGCAGGGCGGCGAGAGCGCGTCGGCGGCGGCGTCGTCCGAGGGCGGCGACGACGGCAAGGCGGTGGACGCGGACTACGAAGTCGTCGACTGAGCGCTCCGCGAGGGTTGGCCGAGAAGGCGTCGTCTCCGGACGGCGCCTTTTCGCATTCCTGTCACCGACGCGCGTGCGATCGTTGGAAATTGCCGCGCGCGCATTGCATCCCGACGCACGTTCGCGACGCGCTTCGGCGCTGGCGCTTCGGAAAGGGCAGTTCATTCCCTGTTCGTGCCTTCGCGACCGACGCGCTCGAAGCGCGAAGCGACTGCCCATCGCCCACATAACGGACCATCGGGACCAGTACGCCACAGCGCTTGCCGCGGGACTCGGCAAGCCGAGCCTTGGCAGGGCCCTTGCTGATGCCGCCCGGAACGGAAGCAGGAGGTCCGAGCATCGTGAGTATCGCAACCAAGAGCACCCTCGATCCCATGAAGAAGTCCCTCGCGGCGGAGCGCTTCGAGCAGCAGCTGCGCGAACGCATCGTGGGGCAGGATCGGGCGGTGGAGAGGATCGCCCGCCTCTATCAGGTCTTCCTGGCCGGTCTGTTCCCTCCCAACCGCCCCATCGGGAACTTCCTGTTCCTGGGGCCCACGGGCAGCGGCAAGACGCGTATCGTGGAGGCCGCCTCGGAGATCCTGTTCGGCACGGCGAACGCCGTGCTCAAGGTGGACTGCGCCGAGTACGCGCACAGCCACGAGATCAGCCGCCTCATCGGCTCGCCGCCCGGATACCTGGGCCACCGCGAGACCACGCCCTACTTCTCCCAGGCGAACCTGGAGCGCTACCGCACGCCTGAGATGGACTTCACCTTCGTCCTCTTCGACGAGATCGAGAAGGCCAGCGACACCCTCTGGAGCCTGCTGCTCGGCATCCTGGACAAGGGGCGCCTCACCCTCGGCGACAACACCGAGGTGGACATGACCCGCACGGTCATCTACATGACGGGCAACGTGGGCGCCGATCGCATCGACCGCCTGATCGAGGGCGGCATCGGCTTCACCGACCAGGCCGCGGCGCTCAACGAGCCCGGCTTCGACCAGCAGATCTACTCCACGGTCCTCGACGCCGCCCGGCGCAAGTTCTCGCCAGAGTTCATGAACCGCATCGACAGCGTGGTGGTCTTCCGGAATCTCAACGAGCAGCACATCCGCAGCATCATCGACATCGAGCTGAGCCAGCTCCAGCGGCGGATCATGCAGGCCGCGGGCGACGTGAAGTTCTCCTTCGAGCTCAGCGACGACGCCAAGGGCTTCCTCCTGCGCGAGGGCGTGGACCGCAAGTACGGGGCGCGCCACATCAAGCGGGCCATCGAGCGCTACCTGGTCTATCCGCTGGCCAACCTCATCTCCACGGGCCAGATCCGCTACGGGGACCACCTGCAGGTGGACTTCGGCGTGGACGGGCGACTCTGCTTCGAGAAGGGCACCCCGCGGCTGAGGATCGTGGGCGAGGCCGTGCCCGTGGCCTAGGCCTCTTGACAGGACCCCGCGTCTCGATTATATCCTTCGCATCCACGGGCGCTTAGCTCAGCTGGTTAGAGTGCATGCTCGACA
Above is a genomic segment from Candidatus Latescibacterota bacterium containing:
- the dnaK gene encoding molecular chaperone DnaK, producing the protein MGKIIGIDLGTTNSCVSVIEGGVPKVIPNSEGHRTTPSVVAMTDDGERLVGQLAKRQAVTNPTNTVYSVKRFMGRKFGEVGQEMKEVPYKVAKGSNGDARIVMGGKEYTPPEISALVLRKLKETAEEYLGEPVTEAVITVPAYFNDSQRQATKDAGKIAGLEVKRIINEPTAASLAYGEDKKTDQTIAVFDLGGGTFDISILELGDGVFEVKSTNGDTHLGGDDFDQVLIEWLAKEFKGKEGIDLMADAMAVQRLKEASEQAKKELSTRTQTDINLPFITADQTGPKHLNVNLSRAKFDELTAHLVERTVGPCQRAISDAGLTTGDIDEVILVGGSTRIPRVREKVKEIFGKEPNHGVNPDEVVSLGAAIQGGILAGDVHDVVLLDVTPLSLGIETLGGVMTRLIERNTTIPTRKAQIFSTAADNQDTVDIHVLQGEREMADSNKSIGRFQLTGIPTAPRGVPQIEVAFDIDANGILSVSAKDKATGKEQSIKIQASSGLSENEIDQMVKDGETHADEDRKRRELIDTRNQGESLIYQTEKQLVEHKDKIDDATRAEIESAVSGLKKALEGDDHEAMEQGIETLNKALHSFSQKLYQDAQQQQAGPAQGGESASAAASSEGGDDGKAVDADYEVVD
- a CDS encoding AAA family ATPase, which translates into the protein MSIATKSTLDPMKKSLAAERFEQQLRERIVGQDRAVERIARLYQVFLAGLFPPNRPIGNFLFLGPTGSGKTRIVEAASEILFGTANAVLKVDCAEYAHSHEISRLIGSPPGYLGHRETTPYFSQANLERYRTPEMDFTFVLFDEIEKASDTLWSLLLGILDKGRLTLGDNTEVDMTRTVIYMTGNVGADRIDRLIEGGIGFTDQAAALNEPGFDQQIYSTVLDAARRKFSPEFMNRIDSVVVFRNLNEQHIRSIIDIELSQLQRRIMQAAGDVKFSFELSDDAKGFLLREGVDRKYGARHIKRAIERYLVYPLANLISTGQIRYGDHLQVDFGVDGRLCFEKGTPRLRIVGEAVPVA